In a single window of the Candidatus Hydrogenedentota bacterium genome:
- a CDS encoding ATP-dependent metallopeptidase FtsH/Yme1/Tma family protein, whose product MNGLLKQYSLWIVVILVVILALSQLTEMQSPRRTLAEPDFIRELNNDNLKSVEAKEVGKNLIQVNAVFKTKVDGQDSMSFKTNEFRDEWKTALQTFKVDYRFNVDNTVWQDLLVSVLPVVLILGLFWFFMFRQMQGGNSKAMSFGKSRARMISQGDKTVTFNDVAGVDEAKEELQEIIEFLKDPKRFTHLGGKIPRGVLLVGSPGSGKTLLARAVAGEANVPFFSISGSDFVEMFVGVGASRVRDLFQQGHKNAPCIIFIDEIDAVGRQRGAGLGGGHDEREQTLNQLLVEMDGFNTNDGVILMAATNRPDVLDQALLRPGRFDRQIVVPNPDINGRKAILEIHVNNQKVPLSPDVDLAVMARGTPGFSGADLANMVNEAALLAARRGQDKVTMIDFEDAKDRVLMGPARRSLVMGAKEKESTAYHEAGHTLVARLLSDADPVHKVTIIPRGRALGITSSLPIEDRYSISKTYCLASIRVLMGGRAAEDIVFGQFNSGASSDLKRSTQLAHKMVCEWGMSELGPITFGGDDEVFIGRDFTKMRDFSEETASAVDREIHRICEEAYRDAKALLERNLPVLKALAEALVERETLEAREIDSIISEVGGPDLLPPRPTPDVKRPPLLTPELSVPKETKPAQPVSDAPEMAPDGAVPETA is encoded by the coding sequence ATGAATGGATTATTGAAACAGTACTCGCTTTGGATAGTGGTCATTTTGGTGGTCATTCTGGCCCTGTCCCAGCTCACGGAGATGCAAAGCCCGCGCCGCACCCTCGCGGAGCCGGATTTCATCCGGGAACTCAACAACGACAACCTCAAGTCCGTCGAGGCCAAGGAGGTGGGAAAAAACCTCATCCAGGTCAACGCCGTCTTCAAGACCAAGGTGGACGGCCAGGACAGCATGTCCTTCAAGACCAACGAGTTCCGTGACGAGTGGAAGACGGCCCTCCAGACTTTCAAGGTGGATTACCGCTTTAATGTGGACAACACGGTCTGGCAGGACTTGCTGGTCAGCGTGCTGCCCGTGGTGCTCATTTTGGGCCTGTTCTGGTTTTTCATGTTCCGCCAGATGCAGGGCGGAAACAGCAAGGCCATGTCCTTCGGAAAAAGCCGGGCGCGCATGATCAGCCAGGGCGACAAGACGGTCACCTTCAACGATGTGGCCGGGGTGGACGAGGCCAAGGAGGAGCTTCAGGAGATCATCGAGTTCCTGAAAGACCCCAAACGGTTCACCCACCTGGGCGGAAAAATCCCGCGGGGCGTGCTGCTGGTGGGTTCGCCCGGCTCGGGCAAAACCCTGCTGGCACGCGCCGTGGCGGGCGAGGCCAACGTGCCGTTTTTCAGCATCAGCGGCTCGGACTTCGTGGAGATGTTTGTCGGCGTGGGCGCCAGCCGCGTGAGGGACCTGTTCCAGCAGGGGCACAAAAACGCGCCCTGCATTATCTTCATAGACGAGATTGACGCGGTGGGCCGCCAGCGCGGCGCGGGGCTGGGCGGCGGCCACGACGAGCGCGAGCAGACCCTGAACCAGTTGCTGGTGGAGATGGACGGCTTCAACACGAACGACGGCGTCATCCTGATGGCGGCCACCAACCGTCCGGACGTGCTGGACCAGGCCCTGCTTCGCCCTGGCCGCTTTGACCGGCAAATCGTGGTGCCAAACCCGGACATCAACGGGCGCAAGGCCATACTGGAAATTCACGTCAACAACCAGAAGGTCCCCCTGAGTCCGGACGTGGACCTGGCCGTGATGGCCCGGGGCACGCCGGGCTTTTCCGGCGCCGACCTCGCCAACATGGTGAACGAGGCGGCCCTGCTGGCGGCGCGGCGCGGCCAGGACAAGGTCACCATGATTGACTTCGAGGACGCCAAGGACCGCGTGCTGATGGGTCCGGCGCGCCGGAGCCTGGTCATGGGGGCCAAGGAAAAGGAGTCCACCGCGTACCACGAGGCGGGCCACACGCTGGTGGCGCGGCTGCTCTCGGACGCCGATCCCGTGCACAAGGTGACCATCATCCCCCGCGGCCGGGCGCTGGGCATCACCTCCTCCCTGCCCATCGAGGACCGCTACAGCATCTCGAAAACCTACTGCCTGGCCAGCATCCGGGTGCTGATGGGCGGGCGCGCGGCGGAGGATATCGTTTTCGGCCAGTTCAACAGCGGCGCGTCGAGCGACCTCAAGCGGTCCACGCAACTGGCCCACAAAATGGTCTGCGAATGGGGCATGAGCGAGCTCGGCCCCATCACCTTCGGCGGGGACGACGAGGTGTTCATCGGCCGCGATTTCACGAAAATGCGGGATTTCAGCGAGGAGACCGCATCGGCCGTGGACCGGGAAATACACCGCATCTGCGAGGAGGCCTACCGGGACGCGAAAGCGCTGCTGGAAAGGAACCTTCCCGTGCTGAAGGCGCTGGCCGAGGCCCTGGTCGAGCGGGAAACCCTGGAGGCGCGCGAGATTGACAGCATCATCAGCGAGGTGGGCGGTCCGGACCTCCTGCCCCCGCGCCCCACACCGGATGTCAAGCGCCCCCCGCTGCTGACCCCGGAGCTTTCGGTGCCCAAAGAGACCAAGCCCGCCCAACCCGTGTCCGACGCCCCGGAGATGGCCCCCGACGGCGCGGTTCCGGAAACAGCCTAA
- a CDS encoding glycoside hydrolase family 130 protein, with the protein MNNAISGNQPLLKRHPDNPIIKRNAVPCANSIFNSAVVAFGGEFRGIFRVDDQCRRMRLHAGASRDGIHWDIGHEPIQWHCENPELAAFEYGYDPRVVFLDGAYYATWCHGYHGPSIALGRTEDFKQFELVELIMPPFNRNAVLFPRKINGQYVMLHRPSDNGHTPFGDIFMTFSPDLVHWGRHRFVMGVTDGWQSTKIGAGPVPIETGEGWLLIYHGVLTSCNGFCYSAGAALLDLEEPWKVRYRTRRYILAPTEQYECVGDVPNVAFPCAALHDKTTDEVRVYYGGADTCVCLATCTMAELLAFVKENAY; encoded by the coding sequence ATGAATAATGCCATTTCCGGCAACCAGCCCCTGCTTAAAAGGCATCCGGACAACCCGATTATCAAGAGAAACGCGGTTCCCTGCGCCAACTCCATCTTCAACAGCGCCGTGGTGGCCTTTGGCGGGGAGTTCCGGGGCATTTTCAGGGTGGACGACCAGTGCAGGCGGATGCGGCTTCATGCGGGCGCCAGCCGGGACGGCATCCACTGGGACATCGGGCATGAGCCCATCCAGTGGCACTGCGAAAATCCTGAACTGGCCGCCTTCGAGTACGGTTACGACCCCCGGGTGGTCTTTTTGGACGGCGCCTATTACGCGACCTGGTGCCACGGCTACCATGGGCCAAGCATTGCCCTTGGGCGCACGGAAGACTTCAAACAGTTTGAACTCGTCGAGCTGATCATGCCCCCGTTCAACCGGAACGCCGTCCTGTTCCCCCGAAAGATCAACGGGCAGTATGTCATGCTGCACCGGCCCAGCGACAACGGGCACACCCCCTTCGGGGACATCTTCATGACATTTTCCCCCGACCTTGTCCACTGGGGGAGGCACCGGTTTGTGATGGGCGTGACGGACGGGTGGCAGAGCACGAAAATCGGGGCGGGTCCGGTGCCCATCGAGACCGGCGAGGGGTGGCTGCTGATTTACCACGGCGTGCTGACCTCCTGCAACGGATTTTGCTACAGCGCCGGCGCGGCGTTGTTGGACTTGGAAGAACCCTGGAAAGTGCGTTACCGGACACGGCGCTACATACTGGCGCCAACGGAACAGTACGAGTGCGTGGGGGACGTGCCCAATGTCGCGTTTCCCTGCGCGGCGCTGCACGACAAAACCACCGACGAGGTGCGTGTATATTACGGCGGCGCGGACACTTGTGTGTGCCTGGCCACCTGCACCATGGCGGAACTGCTGGCGTTTGTCAAGGAAAACGCCTATTGA
- the pilM gene encoding type IV pilus assembly protein PilM: MVLTGRKKRLVLGIGTSAVRLCELSKTKTGYQLARYVQREFDSDPALGEEQRKALRVQALKDVLKEARTRQTKTVFGVPGQSVFTRSRTLPPVPEFKVNQIVKYEIQQQIPFGLDQIAMDYQILSRNDLGGYEVMMAAIKVDVVEKHLEFLKAVKRTVAMVDVSPLAAYNWLKHTGDFGSQGECVALIDMGATTTDIVIERAGQFRFTRPLNVGGNDITKALAAEFNLEFAAAERLKRERGFAPTGDSQRDGKGGEAVGKALQRLCGEIMRSFAYFRSLPGGGQVGRVILSGGGACLKNIAPYLREQLGVDVRLAQPLTGLTIGSGAEGIKKAPEQACVLLGMALRCLEPVPLEINLIPPRLVEAARRREQAVYWAFSITALILSFLSVVPAAANENKLVKARIDQLKGVIGAYDPELVQRIRVGSPPPVSTLNEQLTRRKGQLQTLENHVTTLDNARRQRRFWLEELSLVNEARPTTGGLWFSSVETTFYAEQEGNAPPPPPGFGPQPGFAPGGLRGGGAEGAGLQASAGFPGIQPRGMAVQGDGGGGSLRGFSQPAGVPGVAPAQEAGPQSTQMPRANSMILQGYANSPEVITQYLDELKRVARQQQTGLYLSVDKVLFRESSVQRVGAEVLYNAPVDAGVAIGGPAPMGIRGSQSAPGYQAGAPTLFSFRVQVVFRRTKDRPEPPAAAGAPGGNPA, from the coding sequence ATGGTTTTGACAGGCCGAAAGAAACGGTTGGTGCTGGGCATCGGCACAAGCGCTGTGCGCCTGTGCGAGTTGTCCAAGACCAAGACCGGCTATCAGCTCGCCCGCTATGTGCAGCGCGAGTTTGACTCGGACCCGGCGCTGGGCGAGGAACAGCGCAAGGCGTTGCGGGTTCAGGCGCTGAAGGACGTCCTCAAGGAGGCGAGAACCCGCCAGACCAAAACGGTCTTCGGTGTTCCGGGCCAGTCGGTCTTCACCAGGAGCCGCACCCTGCCCCCCGTTCCCGAGTTCAAGGTCAACCAGATTGTCAAGTACGAAATCCAGCAGCAGATTCCCTTCGGGCTGGACCAGATAGCCATGGACTACCAAATCCTCAGCCGCAACGACCTGGGCGGCTATGAGGTGATGATGGCCGCCATCAAGGTGGATGTCGTCGAGAAGCATCTTGAGTTTCTGAAGGCGGTCAAGCGCACAGTCGCCATGGTGGACGTTTCCCCCCTTGCCGCCTACAACTGGCTGAAGCACACCGGGGATTTCGGCTCCCAGGGTGAATGTGTCGCCTTGATTGACATGGGCGCCACCACCACGGACATCGTGATTGAGCGGGCTGGACAGTTCCGTTTCACCCGCCCGCTGAATGTGGGCGGCAACGACATCACCAAGGCGCTGGCCGCCGAGTTCAACTTGGAGTTTGCCGCTGCGGAGCGGCTGAAGCGCGAGCGCGGCTTTGCCCCCACCGGCGACTCCCAGCGGGACGGCAAGGGCGGCGAGGCCGTCGGCAAGGCGCTGCAGCGGCTCTGCGGCGAGATCATGCGCTCTTTCGCCTATTTCCGGTCCCTGCCCGGCGGTGGCCAGGTGGGCAGGGTCATTCTCTCCGGCGGCGGCGCCTGCCTGAAAAACATCGCCCCCTACCTTCGTGAGCAGCTCGGGGTGGATGTCCGGCTAGCGCAGCCCCTGACAGGCCTGACCATCGGGTCCGGCGCGGAGGGCATCAAGAAGGCGCCGGAGCAGGCCTGCGTCCTGCTGGGCATGGCACTGCGGTGCCTTGAGCCGGTGCCCCTCGAAATCAACCTCATTCCGCCCCGTCTGGTCGAGGCGGCCCGGCGCAGGGAGCAGGCGGTCTACTGGGCCTTCTCCATCACTGCCCTGATTCTTTCTTTCTTGTCCGTGGTTCCCGCCGCGGCCAACGAGAACAAACTGGTCAAGGCCCGCATAGACCAGCTCAAGGGGGTAATAGGCGCTTACGACCCCGAACTGGTCCAGCGTATCCGGGTGGGCAGCCCGCCGCCCGTTTCCACGCTGAACGAGCAGTTGACCCGGCGCAAGGGCCAGTTGCAGACCCTTGAGAACCATGTGACCACCCTGGACAACGCCCGCCGCCAGCGCCGTTTCTGGCTGGAGGAGCTGAGTTTGGTGAACGAGGCGCGCCCCACCACCGGCGGCCTCTGGTTCAGTTCCGTGGAGACCACCTTCTATGCGGAACAGGAGGGCAATGCGCCGCCTCCGCCTCCGGGCTTCGGGCCCCAGCCCGGTTTTGCCCCGGGGGGACTCCGCGGCGGGGGAGCCGAGGGTGCGGGACTCCAGGCTTCCGCCGGATTTCCGGGGATACAGCCCCGGGGGATGGCTGTCCAGGGGGATGGCGGCGGCGGCTCGTTGCGGGGCTTTTCACAGCCCGCGGGCGTGCCCGGTGTCGCCCCCGCCCAAGAGGCCGGCCCGCAGTCCACGCAGATGCCCCGCGCCAACAGCATGATCCTCCAAGGGTATGCGAATTCTCCCGAGGTCATCACCCAGTATCTTGACGAATTGAAACGGGTCGCCCGCCAGCAGCAGACTGGCTTGTACCTGAGTGTGGACAAGGTGCTGTTCAGGGAGTCGAGCGTGCAGCGTGTCGGCGCCGAGGTGCTGTACAACGCCCCGGTGGACGCCGGTGTTGCGATTGGCGGCCCCGCACCCATGGGGATTCGCGGTTCGCAATCCGCCCCCGGATACCAGGCGGGCGCGCCCACCCTCTTCTCTTTCCGGGTGCAGGTGGTGTTTCGCCGCACAAAGGACCGCCCTGAACCGCCTGCGGCGGCGGGCGCGCCGGGAGGGAATCCCGCGTGA